The Cryptomeria japonica chromosome 9, Sugi_1.0, whole genome shotgun sequence DNA segment TTTGATCACATGAAAGAACGAGACAGGGTCTCATGGAATACAATTATATCAGCATACGGAAGACATGGGTATCCCGACGAGGCAGTCAGATTGTTTCACCAAATGCAACGAACAGGTTTCCAACCCGATCAGTTCACATTTGCCAGCATACTCCCGGCCTGTGGTAAAATGGgtgctttggaacagggtatgaacATTCAtgaaagcataaaggatagaggacttttgtcagatgttgtagttgcaagtgccctggtagacatgtatgcaaaatgtggaagcatagacaaggcacgtgaactgtttgaaagAATGCCTCATCgagatgtggtctcatggaatgccatgattacgggatatgcacaaaatgaatttgttgaagATGCTTTAGAAACTTTCATGCAAATGCAATTGTCAggtataaagccaaattccacaactttcgCCAGCGTCCTCCCagtctgtgccaaaatgggagctttggaacaaggtatgcacatccatcaaagcataacggaagATGGGTTTTTGTCTGATGTTATGGTtacaactgccctggtagacatgtatgcgaaATGTGGACGCATAGACAAAGCACGTcatctgtttgacaaaatgcctcaaagagatgtcatcttatggactgcaatgattgcaggatatgcacaaaatggatttgttgaaaaggctttagaaactttcaagcaaatgcaaccggcaggtgtaaagccaaattcgaCAACTTTTGCTAgcgtcctccctgcctgtgccaaaatgggagatttggaaaaggGTATGGGCATTCATCGAAACATGATAGAAAAgggatttttgtcagatattatagttgtaaatgctctggtagacatgtatgcaaaatgtggaagcatagacaaggcacatgaattgtttcacagaatgcctcaaagagatgtcttctcatggaatgcaattattggaggatatgcacaaaatgggctTGTTggaaaggctttagacactttcaagcgaATGCGATTGGATGGTGTAAacccaaattccacaacctttgctggCATCCtgcctgcctgtgccaaaatgggagctttggaatgggGTATGGatgtccatcaaagcataatggaagggGGATTtctgtcagatattatagttggaaatgctctggtagatatgtatgcaaaatgtggaaacataaaCAAGGCACGTGACTTGTTTGACAGGATGcgtcaaagagatgtcatctcatggaatgccatgattgcaggatatgcacaaaatggattttgcaagTATGCTCTCAAAttctttgaattaatgaagcactctGGAACATATCCTAATATTGTAAGCTTTGCCTGTGTACTATCTGCATGCAGCCATGCAGGTTTAGTGGATGAGGGCTGTGCATACTTCAAATACATGAGTAACACTTACTGCATTACACCTATAATTGATCATTATGTGTCCATGGTTGACCTTCTTGCCCGTGCTGGCTATCTTGAAGAAACCCTAAATTTTATCATTAAGATGCCAATTAAACCTGTGGTTGGTGTGTGGATGTGTTTTCTTGGTGGCTGTAGATCACATTTGAATATAGGCTTAGGAGTATTTACAGCGACATTGCTTTCTGATTTGGATCCTAAAAATGCTGCAACTTATATTCTTCTCTCAAACATCTATGCAGAAGTGGGCAGGTGGGATGAGGTTCAAACACTAAGGAGATTGATGAAAGATAGAGAAATTAAAAAGATCcctggatgtagttggattgaaAGTCATAAAATGGTGCATGCTTTTTGTGCTGGAGATAGATCACATCCACAGACACCAGAGATCTATGCAAAGTTGGAGAAATTGTCTTGGGAGATGAAGGCAGCGGGGTATTTTCCAGATTCAAGACATTTACATAATGAtgtggaagaggaggaaaaagaattgTTTCTCTGCCACCATAGTGAAAAGTTGGCAATAGCATTTGGTTTGCTAAACATGCCCCCTGGAACAACTATTAGAGTTGTTAAGAACCTTCGAGTATGTGTTGATTGCCATGCTGCAACAAAATTTATTTCCAAGATTGTTGGAAGGGAAATTATTGTGAGAGATGTAAACCGTTTCCATCATTTTAATGAGGGACAATGTTCTTGCAGAGATTATTGGTGACACTAAATGAAGCAATCTGAAAATAATCTTACACGATAATTATGTGCACTCCATCAGACCTGCAGTAATAATGAAAGGACAAGATTTATTTTCAGTTTCTAcaagttttttgttgttgttgagcagTTAGCAATCTAGACCATGCTGTTGGCAATCTAAAATTAGATGGATAGAGCGTAATGCAGATCACTGTTTATATAAATTGTTGGGTATCTGTCAAAGATCAATTTTATGTTAATATGGATCTTTCATTGAATTGTTTTCAGGAAACCTGGATATGTATGAACTGAAATGCTGGAGGTGGTGgagaataaaaaaaaaacaaaaggcGACAAACACTTAATGAAAAGATGCATGATTAGAAAGAAGTTGAAGAGGATGGGTTACAATCAACCCTTGTCATTTTATGTAGTTCTTTTGTTTGGAGAGAGAGCTAAATAGAGCAATTCATAAGTGTTTGGAGCGACAATAGGTTTGAAACAAGGGGAACTCAAAAGAACTATAAGAATTTCGACACAATGAAATATATCCGCggaaaaaaaaaatgcaacaatTATATTCATTGTTGGGTCAAATTGACTACTTATTCATATGTAGCAAACCTTATAAATAAAGGATGCCTGAACAGTGTGATGTCTTTGAGCCAATAAGTAGTTATTACTCCCTGTAAAAAGTCAGACTTCGGACAGCACGAGCCTTCGCAGTGCATCCTTGCAGAAAAATGAAAGAGGGCATTTTTTAAGCCTTCATTCAATGACATACATATATTTTCTTCTATACATTCATCATTCACAATTTCTTCTGTCTGCACTCGTTATAAGCTGCTCAGCACGCTAAATAACTAACGTATACAATCTTCGAGTTTGAATAATTCCAAGCCTTCATTGAAGAAGAATTTATTGCTGTGAGTAAGCAGATGATTTTAAAGAATAAAACAGGCTAAAGGGTGCAGAATGTTGCACTTTTAGGGTTTCAGAGCTAAAACATAGGATCTCTGGGTAAGGTTTCTGTGGTCCAATTTTGGTGTTTTGTGATATTGAATCTGAAGGAGCTCGGAATATTTGGTGGTTTCCAGATGGTTTGGCGACATCGGTTGAAAATAGATTGTGGACATCTAATTGCCCTGGTTTTGGTTTTATTAGGTGTGCTCCACTCTTTTTGTGATTATTGGAATGATAGGTTGTGAAATTGATAATTttactctttttcttttttcttttcgttTGGTAATTGCTAGGCGAGGCAATGGATTTGTGTAATCCTGGACAGCATTCTTGAGTTTTTCTAACATTTGTCTGACATCATGTACTACATAATTGTTATACCGCAAAATTTGCGACATGTTTGTTAGCCTTATGCATCTTATTGTTGGGATTGGTGGTTTGACTTTGAACTACTCTTCACACCAGATGAGTTATATTTTGTTATTGGCGTGGGCATTTTGAACAGTCATACCCTTACAAATGTCATCTTCAATCTTGGCTTCATAAAATTTCATTTAGAACAAATTACTATTCTTCCTTCAATATTATAGCTTCTTCAGAGCTGCTTTCTTCTTATAAAAGCAAAATAGAGAACACCATTAATTTAAATCAACTGacatttcacatcaaattcatAACATATTACACATTTTGCCCGCAGGAGAGCCGGATGCAATTTGTCTCTTGTTTGAACATAATCATTTTTTGGTCTATTGTAAATATTTTGCCTAAAATTTGCTACTGTATGCTAGCAGAGATGAGTTAATTAagatagtttttattttttaatttatcagGGTTTATGTCTGGAAAGAAttcatttgaaaaaacattttggAAGCTTAGATAGGGTTTGAATGCATTGTTATCATATTGTTTACATCAtgttattataattttttaatgcaCTGTTATTGGTTAACAAGCTTTTTTGGGTTTTATCTCGTTGAACGGTCTGCAGAGGAAGTGGCCTCAAGCTTTTTGAGAAGTTAATTTGCCTTTGCAACCATGAAGCTAGATGTTAATGTGTTGAGATATTTATCCAAAGATGAATTTTGTGTACTCACAGCAGTGGAAATGGGCATGAGAAATGTAAGTTTGTCCATTTGTTGGTGTGAAACTACTGCATTATTGAGTTTCTATGTTGTTTTTGTATAGGCGATTGATAAAAAAGGGACCTCTAACCCCGCAGATAGAGCAAGAAAGCATTCATCACCCGAGTATTCATCTAAATTACACTTGAATGATGCCATAAAAACATAACTTTCAGAGGAGCAAATAAGAAAATATCATACATGAAAGTCTACAGTTTCATCAAAAACATTTTGCATTCCATACGTTCCCCTCCTATACGCCCTTTGTTTACATATCTATAAATGATAAAGCACTTGATTTTGTGACTGCTTTTTGGCATATCTCTTGCCATCATTGAAATTTATTTCGTGATGTCGGTCGTATCCTTCTAAACCTAGATAGAAGGAAGAGCTTAATGGAAGAAGCTCAATAGATTGCTCATATAATGTTTAAACAAACATGCCCATGAGTTCTTTTGCTCCTTCATCGAATGCCAAATCAATAAGTCTACATATAACAAGAAGAATAGCATCTTTGCATACCTTAAATGTAGATCTTCCACTGTTGCAAATGTGATAGGACTTTTAGTAAACAATGTCTTGAGCAGATATGTGGGTAAAAACCAAGAACTAGACAGAAAATTCACCCGAACAATCTTGTCTACAATAATTTCATATGTTGGGTTAGGCAAATATAGGCTTGCTTCTTTGGAACCATATTTTCTATAGCTTAGAATAGTAAAATCCTTCTGTCTAAAGGGTAATAATCTTCCAATACTACCCAAAACAACATTTCTATAATTCTTGGTTCCTGCAACATGTGATGCATTTTCCTTCCAGGCATCATGATATGATTCACCTCGGCACCTACATTCATTTGGAAATTGAATTTCTGTAGTTGAAGGTCTTCCTCTAAAGTTGAATGATTTGGGGATTGGATTTGACCGCATCAGGGATGACATAGCAAATTGATTTCGGCATTCACTTTTCACTATATTTAGCCTTATTAATGTTTTATGCCATAATTATAGTGTAATTTATGCCATAGTTATAGTGTAAAAGCCATTGCCCTAGGGCATTGGGGATTGGATTAAACCCGCTTCATATAGTTGTAGGTTTACATTTGTATTATATTAATCTTTCTTCTTCCACTGTCCATGGTTACTTATGCTTGAACTGCATTACGCATAGCATTAGGAAATTTTGAGACTGGTTTATGTTCATAATATAGTCTTGCTGGTGTAGTTTTATGTGCgttcaacacagaataaaataccctgAGATATTCTATtatctcttgatcaaaatcttctatgtgctaaacaaCTAAATTGTGTGATCacaaagatgactccaaggttcccaaATGCATACAGATAGTCTCAGTTGGTCCATTGTGATTTGCTGGTACTCTCAAGGAGGACTTACATAATTGTTCGATGAGTTAATCAATCTAAGGATTTTGTTGATTCCCGACACTTGTAACTTTCTTGTTTTTttggaatgattttgcaataagcTCTTTCCAATCCTACTTCTACTAAGACTtggaaataaaaaagaaaaaagggtAAGGGTTTAGGAAGATAATTCTAATCCCGAGCTAATCCTATGAACTCTAGAGACAAAAATTACAAAAGTGGAACttaaaccaattcttgtttcgccaaattcaacaactacacaagaacggtgctatcttctaaggaattcaaaagattttcatattACTTATATTCACCAACATATTGAACAATGAATATAGTAATATAAGTCAAGTTTTCATTTACTTGTTTAAgctaacttgcaaaataattgaaaatcattcaaatataaaaaatatgaacaCGTCAACTCCACATTAAGCAATTTTATCAATTCTTCATTCATTCTATCAACTTGGAAATTAAATCTATTCTAATTGGAGCCAATAAACTTGCAAAAGTGGACAAAgattcaccaaacttcaatgaATTATGTCTATTACTTaagtatcactacaacaatttctctGAAATCCCTCTTTTTCAAAATGAAAGGGAGGAGCCTTAAAATAGGAGTACAAAATAAATAAAGGGCTAGGATTAATTTAAGATCAACGACCAAGATTAAAACATTAAACCCTAATTAAGGCAAGCCACAACATTTATCCAAAACAGACCAATGACAAATAAACAACTATTAAATCCAACTTTCTTCTAGAAGTGGGTGTCCATTATCCTTTTCTTTGGCAGCAAATTCAATGAACATGGTCACTACGGTGTTGAGCTCTTCCATTGGGACACTTGGCATAATGTCAATCTTGTATTCCATCAAGTCCATCTCATCTTCACATGTGGCAAAGGTGGCTATCTAATCTATTTCCAATTTTCGAAAACCATCCTCAATGGATAGAAATGAGGATACCTTGCTGAAATGTTGCTTCTGGATTGGATTTGTAGAAGTAAAGAAGTCGCTCTAAACTTTGGCTTTCAAGTTCTCTACATCCAAGTCCTTGTCTCGGATTATTTCCTCCTCAAGCACATCAGAGACTGTGACGAAGACCTTGTATTGGACAACTTTGATTGTTTCTTCTATTCTGGCACCATCAATCTCTATATTCTCCAAGACTTCTCCTCTAGCCACCAAGGCGTGATACCATGTGTTAAAGTCATATGATGTCCTTGCATCAATTAAATTTACATTGACTAAGTTTTTTTTAGGGATTCCTTTCAACACCTTTAAACATGGAATTGTATTCTCTTGAATAGTTTGAAAATTTTCCTAGAACTCAACTATGCTTTGGATTTCATATATGAATGAAGAGATCCAACCATAGACCTGTGCCAATTCTTCCACAAATTTGATGGCGTTTTTTGCAACTTCTGCAATCCATTCCTCGTCTTCTTTGGCTACCATCTTCATTCCTTCAAAGCTCTCAACTGATTCTTGTGGAAGAGCCAAAGGCAAAGTGACTTAATAGGGTTTATCAAATGTTAGATATAATCATTCAATTGTTCATTCTCCACTTTGAGTTTgtccttattttcttcctctttccttaGCATTTCCTTGATGGCCTTGACTGAATCATCTAAAACCTATACTTCCAGTTCCTTTGTAGCAGGACCTAAGTTCATAGTTGTTAGTTTGTAATATTTGCCTTCTTTTTCACAAGTTGGCTCAATCTGGTTAAGAACTCTATTGAATCGTCCACTGGTTGGACCTCTATAATATCtctcattttcattctttctattAACCAATCTGGTACCATTGGTTGTTCAATGTCATCAACTTCTTCATTTGCTTCATTTCTCTTGAGTGGGGAAATCATTCCCTCCTAAAAATCTCCTTCTAAGATATCGACTTCAATATTCTCCAATTCCTCATCCATTACTGTCACTGGATTATCAAGGCTATCAAGAACAACTCATTACTGGACTAGTTCTTCACAAATTGGAGGAGGAATTTACATGTCAATTTGAACAT contains these protein-coding regions:
- the LOC131858198 gene encoding pentatricopeptide repeat-containing protein At1g15510, chloroplastic-like isoform X2, with product MPLPSTTDLNLTALCREGQLKEALHILLTTHNPPEDSSTYLQLLQICILKNTLSQGKKVHSFIAHRRFAFATCTFFQNRLICMYAKRGSLVDARKAFDHMKERDRVSWNTIISAYGRHGYPDEAVRLFHQMQRTGFQPDQFTFASILPACGKMGALEQGMNIHESIKDRGLLSDVVVASALVDMYAKCGSIDKARELFERMPHRDVVSWNAMITGYAQNEFVEDALETFMQMQLSGIKPNSTTFASVLPVCAKMGALEQGMHIHQSITEDGFLSDVMVTTALVDMYAKCGRIDKARHLFDKMPQRDVILWTAMIAGYAQNGFVEKALETFKQMQPAGVKPNSTTFASVLPACAKMGDLEKGMGIHRNMIEKGFLSDIIVVNALVDMYAKCGSIDKAHELFHRMPQRDVFSWNAIIGGYAQNGLVGKALDTFKRMRLDGVNPNSTTFAGILPACAKMGALEWGMDVHQSIMEGGFLSDIIVGNALVDMYAKCGNINKARDLFDRMRQRDVISWNAMIAGYAQNGFCKSGQVG
- the LOC131858198 gene encoding pentatricopeptide repeat-containing protein At3g24000, mitochondrial-like isoform X1, coding for MPLPSTTDLNLTALCREGQLKEALHILLTTHNPPEDSSTYLQLLQICILKNTLSQGKKVHSFIAHRRFAFATCTFFQNRLICMYAKRGSLVDARKAFDHMKERDRVSWNTIISAYGRHGYPDEAVRLFHQMQRTGFQPDQFTFASILPACGKMGALEQGMNIHESIKDRGLLSDVVVASALVDMYAKCGSIDKARELFERMPHRDVVSWNAMITGYAQNEFVEDALETFMQMQLSGIKPNSTTFASVLPVCAKMGALEQGMHIHQSITEDGFLSDVMVTTALVDMYAKCGRIDKARHLFDKMPQRDVILWTAMIAGYAQNGFVEKALETFKQMQPAGVKPNSTTFASVLPACAKMGDLEKGMGIHRNMIEKGFLSDIIVVNALVDMYAKCGSIDKAHELFHRMPQRDVFSWNAIIGGYAQNGLVGKALDTFKRMRLDGVNPNSTTFAGILPACAKMGALEWGMDVHQSIMEGGFLSDIIVGNALVDMYAKCGNINKARDLFDRMRQRDVISWNAMIAGYAQNGFCKYALKFFELMKHSGTYPNIVSFACVLSACSHAGLVDEGCAYFKYMSNTYCITPIIDHYVSMVDLLARAGYLEETLNFIIKMPIKPVVGVWMCFLGGCRSHLNIGLGVFTATLLSDLDPKNAATYILLSNIYAEVGRWDEVQTLRRLMKDREIKKIPGCSWIESHKMVHAFCAGDRSHPQTPEIYAKLEKLSWEMKAAGYFPDSRHLHNDVEEEEKELFLCHHSEKLAIAFGLLNMPPGTTIRVVKNLRVCVDCHAATKFISKIVGREIIVRDVNRFHHFNEGQCSCRDYW